The Miscanthus floridulus cultivar M001 chromosome 17, ASM1932011v1, whole genome shotgun sequence genome has a window encoding:
- the LOC136517471 gene encoding putative serine/threonine-protein kinase-like protein CCR3, with translation MTPRPPLLLQLLPLALLLLAIALPGASASSTLAVSASSTSPTVCGVDAYNGTVYCAALPGSSSNNASSASFPVAQSIITFAEVSAGRGFVCGLQAGGAALFCWPSTPAPQWGQLRRLYNGPSPLADLAVGGDHVAAYEANASASDSGRVLWWRGGDRFPAQADGGFRSLVSGDGFTCAVETNASAAVRCWGPQGSPVQAGLANATAAPYLAAGGARACTVLASGSALCSGSDDVGAAANASAAGALPMDLFGYGLAVGDSHACALRRPNHTAVCWSLGGPTTTLYEPALGISFLFLAAAGNFTCGVASIDYSVYCWSAGADAAPVPLPKIRPGVCVSNVSACRRGCGFMPGSQQLCGGSSGICDALVCDASPPTPAPPPAPSPSSGRRVSKAWIAFCVVGAVGGFAGLCSIVYCLVFGFCSNKRVHNSVQPNITTTAAGADTNNGGGGAAAGGSPYGSPNGSRARSLFRRQLSRVMTRQRSGPSSFKDPAEEFTFAQLEAATKGFALEAKIGEGSFGTVYRGKLPDGREVAIKRACESGPRARRFQEKESAFRSELAFLSRLHHKHLVGLVGYCEENEERLLVYEYMKNGALYDHLHPKPGAAPSPVASSWKLRIKILLDASRGIEYLHSYAVPPIIHRDIKSSNILLDGGWTARVSDFGLSLMGPLEPSSEDDDASATAAAATRSRSRSRSRSQSQHLTVMKAAGTVGYMDPEYYGLHHLTVKSDVYGFGVVMVESLTGRRAIFKEAEGGSPVSVVDYAVPSIVGGELMKVLDPRAPEPAAHEAEAVELVAYTAVHCVRLEGKDRPAMADIVANLETAFALCEGSAGGGDRGGGGFGNSSSSASLPSVTSMDRSGAL, from the coding sequence ATGACCCCGCGGCcgcccctcctcctccagctcctgcccctcgccctcctcctcctcgccattGCCTTGCCCGGCGCCTCCGCCTCGTCCACGCTCGCCGTCTCGGCGTCCTCCACCTCCCCGACCGTCTGCGGCGTCGACGCGTACAACGGCACCGTCTACTGCGCCGCGCTCCCgggctcctcctccaacaacgccTCGTCCGCCTCCTTCCCTGTCGCGCAGTCCATCATTACCTTCGCCGAGGTCTCCGCGGGGCGAGGCTTCGTGTGCGGCCTACAGGCCGGTGGCGCCGCGCTCTTCTGCTGGCCGTCCACGCCCGCGCCGCAGTGGGGGCAGCTCCGCCGGCTCTACAACGGGCCCAGCCCGCTCgcggacctcgccgtcggcggggACCACGTCGCGGCCTACGAAGCCAACgcctccgcctctgactccggGAGGGTCCTATGGTGGCGCGGCGGGGACCGGTTCCCCGCGCAGGCCGACGGCGGGTTCCGCTCGCTCGTCTCCGGGGATGGCTTCACCTGCGCCGTCGAGACCAACGCGTCCGCCGCCGTCCGATGCTGGGGCCCGCAGGGTAGCCCCGTGCAGGCGGGCCTCGCCAACGCGACCGCCGCGCCGTACCTCGCCGCGGGGGGCGCCCGAGCATGCACCGTCCTCGCCTCCGGCTCCGCGCTCTGCTCGGGCTCCGACGACGTCGGCGCGGCGGCGAACGCCTCGGCCGCCGGCGCGCTGCCAATGGACCTCTTCGGGTACGGCCTGGCCGTCGGCGACTCCCACGCGTGCGCGCTCCGCCGGCCCAACCACACCGCGGTGTGCTGGAGCCTCGGGGGCCCCACCACCACCCTGTACGAGCCGGCGCTCGGGATCTCCTTCCTgttcctcgccgccgccggcaaCTTCACCTGCGGCGTCGCGTCCATCGACTACAGCGTGTACTGCTGGTCCGCGGGCGCCGATGCCGCGCCCGTGCCGCTGCCGAAGATCCGACCCGGCGTCTGCGTCAGCAACGTCAGCGCCTGCCGCCGCGGGTGCGGCTTCATGCCGGGGTCGCAGCAGCTCTGCGGGGGCTCCAGCGGGATCTGCGACGCGCTCGTCTGTGACGCTTCGCCGCCGACGCCTGCTCCCCCGcctgcgccgtcgccgtcgtcgggtAGGCGCGTGTCCAAGGCCTGGATCGCGTTCTGCGTCGTCGGCGCGGTGGGTGGCTTCGCGGGGCTCTGCTCCATCGTCTACTGCCTCGTCTTCGGCTTCTGCAGCAACAAGCGGGTGCACAACTCGGTGCAGCCCAACATCACGACAACCGCCGCGGGCGCCGACACTAACAACGGCGGCGGGGGTGCCGCGGCGGGCGGGAGCCCGTACGGGTCGCCGAACGGGTCGCGGGCGCGCAGCCTGTTCCGGCGGCAGCTGTCGCGCGTGATGACGCGGCAGCGCAGTGGCCCGTCGTCGTTCAAGGACCCCGCGGAGGAGTTCACGTTCGCGCAGCTGGAGGCGGCCACCAAGGGGTTCGCGCTGGAGGCGAAGATCGGTGAGGGCAGCTTCGGCACCGTGTACAGAGGCAAGCTCCCCGACGGGCGGGAGGTGGCCATCAAGCGCGCCTGCGAGTCGGGCCCCCGCGCGCGGCGGTTCCAGGAGAAGGAGAGCGCGTTCCGGTCGGAGCTGGCGTTCCTGTCCCGGCTCCACCACAAGCACCTCGTCGGCCTTGTGGGCTACTGCGAGGAGAACGAGGAGCGGCTGCTTGTGTACGAGTACATGAAGAACGGCGCGCTCTACGACCACCTGCACCCAAAGCCGGGGGCGGCGCCGTCGCCCGTGGCGTCGTCGTGGAAGCTGCGCATCAAGATCCTGCTGGACGCGTCCCGCGGCATCGAGTACCTGCACTCGTACGCCGTGCCGCCCATCATCCACCGCGACATCAAGTCGTCCAACATCCTGCTGGACGGCGGGTGGACGGCGCGCGTGTCGGACTTTGGTCTGTCACTAATGGGCCCCCTGGAGCCGTCGTCGGAGGACGACgacgcctccgccaccgccgccgccgctacgaggtcgaggtcgaggtcgCGGTCGCGGTCTCAGTCGCAGCACCTGACGGTGATGAAGGCGGCCGGCACGGTGGGGTACATGGACCCGGAGTACTACGGGCTGCACCACCTCACCGTGAAGAGCGACGTGTACGGGTTCGGCGTGGTGATGGTGGAGTCGCTGACGGGGCGGCGCGCCATCTTCAAGGAGGCCGAGGGCGGGAGCCCCGTGTCCGTGGTGGACTACGCCGTGCCCAGCATCGTGGGCGGGGAGCTCATGAAGGTGCTGGACCCGCGCGCGCCGGAGCCCGCGGCGCACGAGGCCGAGGCCGTCGAGCTGGTCGCGTACACCGCCGTGCACTGCGTCCGGCTCGAGGGCAAGGACCGACCAGCCATGGCCGACATCGTGGCCAACCTGGAGACGGCGTTCGCGCTATGCGAGGGAAGCGCCGGCGGCGGTGACCGTGGAGGTGGCGGGTTCGGGAACAGCTCCTCCAGTGCTAGCCTCCCCTCCGTCACGTCGATGGACCGGTCGGGAGCCCTGTGA